The following are encoded in a window of Manduca sexta isolate Smith_Timp_Sample1 chromosome 16, JHU_Msex_v1.0, whole genome shotgun sequence genomic DNA:
- the LOC115448860 gene encoding uncharacterized protein LOC115448860 isoform X1 — protein MEESSDNPKDVVSNNTNQASATKNKQKTRPVKRKRGSSSESENELPDNILETERSVHASAVKNNLDERDVRKILKKVVANDRVLAMVKLREEEENELSSNIEPKPVTMTRLKTKELMKVSPKTVVFNYNLTPIKHIPVKTRPEVTALIAQDLPEDEDDDEYKPTQEDVPSDDDQTLESCSDVESQPRTPATPIHPDASSPKVVKDGPFKIPQNIATKRKLDLEEEEATIARRTRSKLSLSSTSIEHIESTFIPPDDIPMPAVDDLWNQFLNECLNPASTSKHEDDDEADPEYNVAADPDAVEEDEENLSNSIIKISQKELNDLVTELIAVMPPETDENLAENLVNSVLTDTSQSEITRWEGKQEPTSDEDATETISNRLQAEKTNAFANNSFGKTEPKDYDEHNDVEQNNATNVEKIEVICEKHDVIEDKNDQNDDKIDESVRHDGNTNRNNESVHINDVNKPTDDDSEGEMIIIEVKNEDMRYPMEINGPSGITMAATVSEQATIPPPNDSAPPLIRQMMDDQQSQPVTQIVVVEMEPEFVILPEQIQIFQQQLRQHIQLATSNFLQLYIHPIHWQYAPTYKEYVESFVKMCRTKPNSVANVCNLNPALELILSWESTVSANTPENKALVKFIEVESEKCRHRNMNHCTTVGDFPEPVRRVVANSAVFLYPHLLPPTPYKPDHTKRFSYIVPEDNLIALGLSEFWDYVESNKKLFKIRQSSKSSKRRAGLTVAIEQMVKYMFPWMTPRHVMMHVQHIKKHGHSENAINIFFKKNKVVPVKHKLLSFNPQMTLYEHPENEIPRPWLRYLAKTSNRFKKCFTRTDHILQPTTGVPVELGKLAEVPKKNPLSIDFTQNIATGLPNTNLQDKFDINVNNPKQDHLVATNLFSVIQTNTGIALIPLIVQDTNVVASQVGPITTPAEVQSNIVVTPIVQEATQDNVTIEPEKSKEKITKNVDGDHCECCVMLRKICNGPKLITDYFQLKNPSKKECQCRNRKYPNVSNRLKLLLRLYKSQSGFMFKELVHKLKNDSKCALNDYDMDDFEYAVLFQMKFITRLTVMLRHASFKRRIYTLFNEFNVDTDDPVKLAQKIQNSFKKDLCDLYIEFLGFLTAQQAERLGVFRHYLVSYINCIMKRIDEEISDIERRKSILTKLKQCVNNLQKLTTCQMCKSLLVELKDYPRVAQYIFSLFPHKKCTPQKVTLETVRTNDKPTAPSNEPIVIPDEPIVIPDVPAAQPDEPIVIPDVPAAQPDEPIVIPDEPIVIPDEPVAQPNEPVAQPDEPIVISDEPAAQPDEPTAQPDEPTAPTDEPITMNQEDEAMSSSDCENSEQEPVIVGTFNERQIELEVVKQEPVSEEESTNVISTALNEESLDDSRETPDNTMVIVEDDTQTDNQEWSREDDKLLLEIIKKYLATEESKNKSIFKTLQENKVYELIAERLTEKSMDNIVQRVIYLLEVLVVNNS, from the exons ATGGAGGAATCAAGCGATAATCCTAAAGATGTTGTTTCTAATAATACTAACCAAGCAAGTGCTActaagaataaacaaaaaactcgGCCTGTTAAACGGAAACG TGGAAGCAGTAGTGAATCTGAAAATGAGCTGCCTGATAACATCCTGGAGACTGAGCGGAGCGTGCATGCATCAGCAGTCAAAAATAACTTGGACGAAAGAGATGTCAGAAAGATTTTAAAG aaagtGGTTGCAAATGACCGTGTTTTGGCGATGGTTAAACTCAGAGAGGAAGAGGAAAATGAACTCAGTTCTAATATTGAACCTAAACCCGTAACAATGACTCGCTTAAAGACAAa AGAACTTATGAAAGTATCGCCTAAAAcagttgtatttaattataatttgacgcCTATAAAGCATATTCCGGTAAAGACGCGACCGGAAGTAACGGCCTTGATAGCCCAAGATCTCCCTGAAGACGAGGATGATGATGAGTACAAGCCCACACAAGAGGATGTGCCt AGTGATGACGATCAAACGCTGGAATCGTGCAGCGACGTGGAGTCTCAGCCGCGCACGCCAGCTACACCAATACATCCAGACGCATCCAGTCCTAAAGTGGTGAAAGATGGGCCATTTAAAATACCTCAG AACATAGCAACTAAAAGAAAGTTGGATCTCGAAGAAGAGGAAGCGACGATAGCGCGCCGCACCCGCTCCAAATTGTCTCTGTCCTCTACGTCCATAGAGCATATAGAGAGTACATTCATACCGCCAGACGACATACCGATGCCCGCCGTAGACGATCTGTGGAACCAGTTCCTGAACGAGTGTTTGAACCCAGCCTCCACTTCCAAACACGAGGATGATGATGAAGCGGATCCGGAGTATAACGTCGCTGCAGATCCTGATGCAg TCGAGGAAGACGAAGAAAACCTCAGTAATAGTATAATAAAGATATCTCAGAAGGAGCTGAACGATCTAGTGACTGAGTTGATAGCTGTAATGCCGCCGGAAACGGACGAGAACTTGGCCGAGAATCTCGTGAACTCAGTCCTCACTGACACTAGTCAAAGCGAG attacaCGGTGGGAAGGTAAGCAGGAACCAACATCAGACGAGGATGCAACAGAAACTATATCAAACAGATTGCAAGCCGAGAAAACGAATGCATTCGCTAACAATTCATTTGGTAAAACTGAACCCAAGGACTACGATGAACATAATGATGTTGAGCAAAATAATGCAACCAATGTAGAAAAGATTGAAGTAATTTGTGAGAAACATGACGTAATTGAGGACAAGAATGATCAAAATGATGATAAGATTGACGAAAGCGTCAGGCATGATGGAAATACGAACAGGAATAATGAAAGTGTGCACATAAATGATGTAAATAAACCGACTGATGATGATAGTGAAGGAGAAATGATTATCATCGAGGTGAAAAATGAGGATATGAGGTATCCGATGGAAATTAA TGGACCTTCTGGTATAACAATGGCTGCGACCGTATCAGAACAAGCAACAATACCGCCTCCCAACGATTCAGCGCCGCCGCTCATACGACAAATGATGGACGATCAACAATCTCAACCAGTGACGCAGATCGTGGTAGTGGAAATGGAACCTGAATTCGTG atattACCAGAACAAATTCAGATTTTTCAACAACAGTTAAGACAACACATACAGTTGGCCACGAGTAACTTCTTACAGCTGTATATCCATCCCATTCATTGGCAGTACGCACCAACCTACAAGGAATATGTG gaaTCGTTTGTGAAAATGTGCCGAACAAAACCGAACTCCGTAGCTAACGTGTGCAATTTGAACCCCGCGCTCGAGCTGATATTGTCGTGGGAGTCCACCGTGTCCGCGAACACTCCTGAAAACAAGGCGTTGGTCAA ATTTATTGAAGTTGAATCAGAGAAgtg TCGCCACCGCAACATGAACCACTGCACGACGGTGGGCGacttccccgagccggtgcgGCGCGTGGTGGCCAACAGCGCGGTGTTCCTCTACCCGCACCTGCTGCCGCCCACGCCCTACAAGCCGGACCACACTAAGCGCTTCTCCTACATCGTGCCCGAGGACAA TTTAATAGCCCTCGGACTCTCAGAGTTCTGGGACTACGTAGAAAGCAACAAGAAGTTATTCAAGATCCGTCAGTCATCGAAGAGTTCGAAACGGCGCGCCGGCTTGACAGTCGCCATCGAACAGATGGTCAAATACATGTTCCCGTGGATGACGCCGCGACACGTGATGATGCACGTGCAGCACATAAAGAAACACGGTCATTCCGAGAACGCTATTAAT ATATTCTTTAAGAAGAACAAAGTGGTGCCGGTGAAGCACAAACTCCTTTCCTTCAACCCTCAAATGACGCTGTACGAGCATCCGGAGAACGAGATACCGCGCCCGTGGCTCAGATATCTCGCCAAAACTAGCAATAGGTTCAAG aaATGCTTCACTCGGACCGATCATATATTGCAACCGACAACAGGCGTGCCAGTAGAACTAGGGAAGCTCGCTGAAGTTCCCAAGAAAAATCCGTTATCCATAGACTTTACTCAGAATATAGCCACGGGTTTGCCAAATACAAATTTGCAGGACAAATTTGACATAAACGTAAACAATCCGAAGCAGGATCATTTAGTGGCAACGAATTTGTTTAGCGTCATTCAGACTAATACTGGAATTGCCCTCATACCTCTCATAGTTCAGGATACCAATGTGGTGGCTTCACAAGTCGGACCTATAACGACCCCTGCTGAGGTCCAAAGTAACATTGTAGTGACTCCTATCGTACAAGAAGCAACACAAGACAACGTTACGATTGAACCAgaaaaatcaaaagaaaaaataacaaaaaatgtggATGGAGATCACTGTGAATGCTGTGTTATGTTAAGAAAAATATGCAATGGACCTAAATTGATAACTGACTATTTCCAATTAAAGAATCCGTCGAAAAAAGAATGTCAGTGTAGAAACAGGAAGTACCCTAATGTTTCGAATCGGTTAAAATTGCTTTTAAGGCTGTACAAGTCGCAAAGCGGTTTTATGTTCAAAGAATTAGTACATAAGTTAAAGAATGATTCCAAATGTGCTCTGAATGATTACGATATGGATGATTTTG AATATGCAGTATTATTTCAAATGAAGTTCATAACACGTTTGACTGTAATGTTGAGACATGCGTCGTTCAAAAGACGTATTTACACGTTGTTTAATGAATTTAACGTCGATACAGACGATCCAGTGAAGTTAGCGCAAAAGATTCAAAACAGTTTTAAGAAAGACCTCTGTGACTTATATATTGAGTTCTTGGGCTTTCTGACGGCTCAACAGGCGGAAAGACTCGGCGTGTTCCGCCATTACCTTGTTagttatattaattgtataatgaAGAGGATTGAT GAAGAAATTTCGGACATAGAAAGGCGGAAATCTATACTTACAAAATTAAAGCAATGCGTCAATAACTTACAGAAATTGACCACGTGTCAAATGTGTAAGAGTTTGCTGGTAGAATTAAAAGATTACCCACGGGTGGCGCAATATATATTCTCACTCTTCCCACACAAAAA atGTACGCCACAGAAAGTAACTCTGGAAACCGTAAGGACTAATGATAAGCCAACAGCGCCATCTAATGAGCCAATAGTGATACCTGATGAGCCAATAGTGATACCTGATGTGCCAGCAGCACAACCTGATGAGCCAATAGTGATACCTGATGTGCCAGCAGCACAACCTGATGAGCCAATAGTGATACCTGATGAGCCAATAGTGATACCTGATGAGCCAGTAGCACAACCTAATGAGCCAGTAGCACAGCCTGATGAGCCAATAGTGATATCTGATGAGCCAGCAGCACAACCAGACGAGCCAACAGCACAACCTGATGAGCCAACAGCGCCAACTGATGAGCCAATAACGATGAATCAAGAAGATGAGGCTATGTCAAG TAGCGATTGTGAAAATTCCGAGCAAGAACCAGTCATAGTTGGAACATTCAATGAACGTCAAATCGAACtggaagttgtgaaacag GAGCCAGTGTCA
- the LOC115448860 gene encoding uncharacterized protein LOC115448860 isoform X2, with the protein MEESSDNPKDVVSNNTNQASATKNKQKTRPVKRKRGSSSESENELPDNILETERSVHASAVKNNLDERDVRKILKKVVANDRVLAMVKLREEEENELSSNIEPKPVTMTRLKTKELMKVSPKTVVFNYNLTPIKHIPVKTRPEVTALIAQDLPEDEDDDEYKPTQEDVPSDDDQTLESCSDVESQPRTPATPIHPDASSPKVVKDGPFKIPQNIATKRKLDLEEEEATIARRTRSKLSLSSTSIEHIESTFIPPDDIPMPAVDDLWNQFLNECLNPASTSKHEDDDEADPEYNVAADPDAVEEDEENLSNSIIKISQKELNDLVTELIAVMPPETDENLAENLVNSVLTDTSQSEITRWEGKQEPTSDEDATETISNRLQAEKTNAFANNSFGKTEPKDYDEHNDVEQNNATNVEKIEVICEKHDVIEDKNDQNDDKIDESVRHDGNTNRNNESVHINDVNKPTDDDSEGEMIIIEVKNEDMRYPMEINGPSGITMAATVSEQATIPPPNDSAPPLIRQMMDDQQSQPVTQIVVVEMEPEFVILPEQIQIFQQQLRQHIQLATSNFLQLYIHPIHWQYAPTYKEYVESFVKMCRTKPNSVANVCNLNPALELILSWESTVSANTPENKALVKFIEVESEKCRHRNMNHCTTVGDFPEPVRRVVANSAVFLYPHLLPPTPYKPDHTKRFSYIVPEDNLIALGLSEFWDYVESNKKLFKIRQSSKSSKRRAGLTVAIEQMVKYMFPWMTPRHVMMHVQHIKKHGHSENAINIFFKKNKVVPVKHKLLSFNPQMTLYEHPENEIPRPWLRYLAKTSNRFKKCFTRTDHILQPTTGVPVELGKLAEVPKKNPLSIDFTQNIATGLPNTNLQDKFDINVNNPKQDHLVATNLFSVIQTNTGIALIPLIVQDTNVVASQVGPITTPAEVQSNIVVTPIVQEATQDNVTIEPEKSKEKITKNVDGDHCECCVMLRKICNGPKLITDYFQLKNPSKKECQCRNRKYPNVSNRLKLLLRLYKSQSGFMFKELVHKLKNDSKCALNDYDMDDFEYAVLFQMKFITRLTVMLRHASFKRRIYTLFNEFNVDTDDPVKLAQKIQNSFKKDLCDLYIEFLGFLTAQQAERLGVFRHYLVSYINCIMKRIDEEISDIERRKSILTKLKQCVNNLQKLTTCQMCKSLLVELKDYPRVAQYIFSLFPHKKCTPQKVTLETVRTNDKPTAPSNEPIVIPDEPIVIPDVPAAQPDEPIVIPDVPAAQPDEPIVIPDEPIVIPDEPVAQPNEPVAQPDEPIVISDEPAAQPDEPTAQPDEPTAPTDEPITMNQEDEAMSSDCENSEQEPVIVGTFNERQIELEVVKQEPVSEEESTNVISTALNEESLDDSRETPDNTMVIVEDDTQTDNQEWSREDDKLLLEIIKKYLATEESKNKSIFKTLQENKVYELIAERLTEKSMDNIVQRVIYLLEVLVVNNS; encoded by the exons ATGGAGGAATCAAGCGATAATCCTAAAGATGTTGTTTCTAATAATACTAACCAAGCAAGTGCTActaagaataaacaaaaaactcgGCCTGTTAAACGGAAACG TGGAAGCAGTAGTGAATCTGAAAATGAGCTGCCTGATAACATCCTGGAGACTGAGCGGAGCGTGCATGCATCAGCAGTCAAAAATAACTTGGACGAAAGAGATGTCAGAAAGATTTTAAAG aaagtGGTTGCAAATGACCGTGTTTTGGCGATGGTTAAACTCAGAGAGGAAGAGGAAAATGAACTCAGTTCTAATATTGAACCTAAACCCGTAACAATGACTCGCTTAAAGACAAa AGAACTTATGAAAGTATCGCCTAAAAcagttgtatttaattataatttgacgcCTATAAAGCATATTCCGGTAAAGACGCGACCGGAAGTAACGGCCTTGATAGCCCAAGATCTCCCTGAAGACGAGGATGATGATGAGTACAAGCCCACACAAGAGGATGTGCCt AGTGATGACGATCAAACGCTGGAATCGTGCAGCGACGTGGAGTCTCAGCCGCGCACGCCAGCTACACCAATACATCCAGACGCATCCAGTCCTAAAGTGGTGAAAGATGGGCCATTTAAAATACCTCAG AACATAGCAACTAAAAGAAAGTTGGATCTCGAAGAAGAGGAAGCGACGATAGCGCGCCGCACCCGCTCCAAATTGTCTCTGTCCTCTACGTCCATAGAGCATATAGAGAGTACATTCATACCGCCAGACGACATACCGATGCCCGCCGTAGACGATCTGTGGAACCAGTTCCTGAACGAGTGTTTGAACCCAGCCTCCACTTCCAAACACGAGGATGATGATGAAGCGGATCCGGAGTATAACGTCGCTGCAGATCCTGATGCAg TCGAGGAAGACGAAGAAAACCTCAGTAATAGTATAATAAAGATATCTCAGAAGGAGCTGAACGATCTAGTGACTGAGTTGATAGCTGTAATGCCGCCGGAAACGGACGAGAACTTGGCCGAGAATCTCGTGAACTCAGTCCTCACTGACACTAGTCAAAGCGAG attacaCGGTGGGAAGGTAAGCAGGAACCAACATCAGACGAGGATGCAACAGAAACTATATCAAACAGATTGCAAGCCGAGAAAACGAATGCATTCGCTAACAATTCATTTGGTAAAACTGAACCCAAGGACTACGATGAACATAATGATGTTGAGCAAAATAATGCAACCAATGTAGAAAAGATTGAAGTAATTTGTGAGAAACATGACGTAATTGAGGACAAGAATGATCAAAATGATGATAAGATTGACGAAAGCGTCAGGCATGATGGAAATACGAACAGGAATAATGAAAGTGTGCACATAAATGATGTAAATAAACCGACTGATGATGATAGTGAAGGAGAAATGATTATCATCGAGGTGAAAAATGAGGATATGAGGTATCCGATGGAAATTAA TGGACCTTCTGGTATAACAATGGCTGCGACCGTATCAGAACAAGCAACAATACCGCCTCCCAACGATTCAGCGCCGCCGCTCATACGACAAATGATGGACGATCAACAATCTCAACCAGTGACGCAGATCGTGGTAGTGGAAATGGAACCTGAATTCGTG atattACCAGAACAAATTCAGATTTTTCAACAACAGTTAAGACAACACATACAGTTGGCCACGAGTAACTTCTTACAGCTGTATATCCATCCCATTCATTGGCAGTACGCACCAACCTACAAGGAATATGTG gaaTCGTTTGTGAAAATGTGCCGAACAAAACCGAACTCCGTAGCTAACGTGTGCAATTTGAACCCCGCGCTCGAGCTGATATTGTCGTGGGAGTCCACCGTGTCCGCGAACACTCCTGAAAACAAGGCGTTGGTCAA ATTTATTGAAGTTGAATCAGAGAAgtg TCGCCACCGCAACATGAACCACTGCACGACGGTGGGCGacttccccgagccggtgcgGCGCGTGGTGGCCAACAGCGCGGTGTTCCTCTACCCGCACCTGCTGCCGCCCACGCCCTACAAGCCGGACCACACTAAGCGCTTCTCCTACATCGTGCCCGAGGACAA TTTAATAGCCCTCGGACTCTCAGAGTTCTGGGACTACGTAGAAAGCAACAAGAAGTTATTCAAGATCCGTCAGTCATCGAAGAGTTCGAAACGGCGCGCCGGCTTGACAGTCGCCATCGAACAGATGGTCAAATACATGTTCCCGTGGATGACGCCGCGACACGTGATGATGCACGTGCAGCACATAAAGAAACACGGTCATTCCGAGAACGCTATTAAT ATATTCTTTAAGAAGAACAAAGTGGTGCCGGTGAAGCACAAACTCCTTTCCTTCAACCCTCAAATGACGCTGTACGAGCATCCGGAGAACGAGATACCGCGCCCGTGGCTCAGATATCTCGCCAAAACTAGCAATAGGTTCAAG aaATGCTTCACTCGGACCGATCATATATTGCAACCGACAACAGGCGTGCCAGTAGAACTAGGGAAGCTCGCTGAAGTTCCCAAGAAAAATCCGTTATCCATAGACTTTACTCAGAATATAGCCACGGGTTTGCCAAATACAAATTTGCAGGACAAATTTGACATAAACGTAAACAATCCGAAGCAGGATCATTTAGTGGCAACGAATTTGTTTAGCGTCATTCAGACTAATACTGGAATTGCCCTCATACCTCTCATAGTTCAGGATACCAATGTGGTGGCTTCACAAGTCGGACCTATAACGACCCCTGCTGAGGTCCAAAGTAACATTGTAGTGACTCCTATCGTACAAGAAGCAACACAAGACAACGTTACGATTGAACCAgaaaaatcaaaagaaaaaataacaaaaaatgtggATGGAGATCACTGTGAATGCTGTGTTATGTTAAGAAAAATATGCAATGGACCTAAATTGATAACTGACTATTTCCAATTAAAGAATCCGTCGAAAAAAGAATGTCAGTGTAGAAACAGGAAGTACCCTAATGTTTCGAATCGGTTAAAATTGCTTTTAAGGCTGTACAAGTCGCAAAGCGGTTTTATGTTCAAAGAATTAGTACATAAGTTAAAGAATGATTCCAAATGTGCTCTGAATGATTACGATATGGATGATTTTG AATATGCAGTATTATTTCAAATGAAGTTCATAACACGTTTGACTGTAATGTTGAGACATGCGTCGTTCAAAAGACGTATTTACACGTTGTTTAATGAATTTAACGTCGATACAGACGATCCAGTGAAGTTAGCGCAAAAGATTCAAAACAGTTTTAAGAAAGACCTCTGTGACTTATATATTGAGTTCTTGGGCTTTCTGACGGCTCAACAGGCGGAAAGACTCGGCGTGTTCCGCCATTACCTTGTTagttatattaattgtataatgaAGAGGATTGAT GAAGAAATTTCGGACATAGAAAGGCGGAAATCTATACTTACAAAATTAAAGCAATGCGTCAATAACTTACAGAAATTGACCACGTGTCAAATGTGTAAGAGTTTGCTGGTAGAATTAAAAGATTACCCACGGGTGGCGCAATATATATTCTCACTCTTCCCACACAAAAA atGTACGCCACAGAAAGTAACTCTGGAAACCGTAAGGACTAATGATAAGCCAACAGCGCCATCTAATGAGCCAATAGTGATACCTGATGAGCCAATAGTGATACCTGATGTGCCAGCAGCACAACCTGATGAGCCAATAGTGATACCTGATGTGCCAGCAGCACAACCTGATGAGCCAATAGTGATACCTGATGAGCCAATAGTGATACCTGATGAGCCAGTAGCACAACCTAATGAGCCAGTAGCACAGCCTGATGAGCCAATAGTGATATCTGATGAGCCAGCAGCACAACCAGACGAGCCAACAGCACAACCTGATGAGCCAACAGCGCCAACTGATGAGCCAATAACGATGAATCAAGAAGATGAGGCTATGTCAAG CGATTGTGAAAATTCCGAGCAAGAACCAGTCATAGTTGGAACATTCAATGAACGTCAAATCGAACtggaagttgtgaaacag GAGCCAGTGTCA